A part of Perca fluviatilis chromosome 15, GENO_Pfluv_1.0, whole genome shotgun sequence genomic DNA contains:
- the lin7b gene encoding protein lin-7 homolog B: MMSSYYHPAKETDMAAMTEPLCLERDVCRVIELLDRLQRSGELPPPKLQALQRVLQSKFCAAIREVYEQLYDTLDIVGGPEVRAQATAKATVAAFAASEGHAHPRVVELPKTEEGLGFNIMGGKEQNSPIYISRVIPGGVADRQGGLKRGDQLLSVNGVSVEGEHHEKAVELLKAAQVSVKLVVRYTPKVLEEMEARFEKMRSARRRQQHTSYSSLESRG, encoded by the exons ATGATGTCCTCTTACTACCACCCTGCCAAGGAAACGGACATGGCGGCCATGACAGAGCCGCTCTGCCTGGAAAGag ATGTGTGCAGGGTGATCGAGCTGCTGGACCGGCTGCAGCGGAGTGGGGAGCTGCCTCCTCCCAAGCTGCAGGCCCTGCAGAGAGTCCTGCAGAGCAAGTTCTGTGCTGCCATCAGAGAG GTGTACGAGCAGCTGTACGACACTCTGGACATTGTTGGAGGACCAGAGGTGCGAGCACAGGCAACTGCCAAG GCCACAGTGGCAGCGTTTGCAGCCAGCGAGGGCCACGCCCACCCAAGGGTAGTGGAGCTGCCCAAGACCGAGGAGGGTTTGGGCTTTAACATCATGGGGGGCAAAGAGCAGAACTCCCCCATATACATCTCCAGGGTGATCCCTGGGGGGGTGGCCGACCGCCAAGGAGGGCTGAAGAGAGGGGACCAGCTGCTGTCTGTCAACGGAGTG AGCGTGGAGGGCGAGCACCATGAGAAGGCTGTGGAGCTGCTGAAGGCCGCCCAGGTTTCAGTCAAGCTGGTGGTGCGCTACACCCCGAAGGTCCTGGAGGAGATGGAGGCTCGCTTTGAGAAGATGAGGAGCGCCCGGAGACGCCAGCAGCACACCAGCTACTC ATCTCTGGAGTCCAGGGGCTAG